GGGCCGTCACGCCAAGAGCAAGGCGCGGCTGAAAGCGTATGAGGAGCTGGCCTCCAAGGAGGTCGAGGGACGGAACGAGACCAAAGACATCGTGATCCCGCCGGGGCCTCGTCTGGGCGAACTCGTCATCGAAGCCAAGGATCTGACCAAGGGGTATGGCGATCGCGTGCTGATCGACGGCTTGTCGTTCAGCCTGCCCCGCGGCGGCATCGTGGGAATCATTGGTCCGAATGGGGCGGGCAAGACCACGTTGTTCCGACTGCTGGTCGGGCAGGAAAAGCCCGACAGCGGCACGATTAAAGTCAGCGACACGGTCAAGCTCGCCTACGTGGATCAGTCGCGGGATGCCCTCGACGGATCAAAAACCGTCTACGAGGAGATTTCGGGCGGACGGGACGTGATCGAAGTGGGTAAACGTGAGCTCTCTTCCCGCGCGTACGTAGGCGGGTTCAATTTCAAGAACACGGACCAGCAGAAGTTGGTCAAAGAGTTATCGGGCGGCGAGCGCAATCGCGTTCACCTGGCCAAGGTCATCAAGAGCGGGGGCAACGTGCTGTTGCTCGACGAGCCCAGCAATGATCTGGACGTCGAGACATTGCGTGCGCTGGAGGAGGCTATTCTTGATTTTGCGGGGTGCGTGCTGGTCATCAGCCACGATCGATGGTTTCTCGATCGTATCGCCACGCACATCCTCGCGTTCGAAGGTGACAGCCGCGTCGTGTGGTTCGAGGGCAATTACCAGGAGTACGAGGCGGATCGACACAAACGCCTCGGCACCGACGCGGATCAGCCGCATCGGATCAAGTACCGCAAGCTGACGCACTGAACCCTCCGCACCATGAAGATGTTGAAAGTCAGCCGCGGCTCGTTGTTCATCTGCGAGACCTGTTACCACATCATCGAAGAGTCGGGGCAGATCGAGGGCGACCGCGCCACGTCCGACGCCGTGATCGCGGAGTTGTGTCCGAACTGCGAGGATCAGAACAAGCCGCTGCTGGATGATCTGCTGGGCAGCGAAGAGTAATATCCGTCTGGGTGCGATTCTTGATTCGCCCCAACGCTCTTGATATTCTGACTCGTCTGCTGGGCTGAGCAGGTTTTGGATCGCGATGCGTATCACGGAAATCTTTCACAGCATTCAAGGCGAGTCCACCTTCGTCGGACTGCCGTGTGTCTTTGTCCGCGTCACGGGGTGCCCGTTGCGGTGCACGTGGTGCGACACGACGTACGCGTTTTACGACGGCCAGGAGATGAGCGTCGAGCAGATCGTCGAGCGGGTGGAACGCTACGACTGTCGTCTCGTCGAAATTACGGGCGGCGAACCGCTCCATCATCCCGAGGCCTTGGAGCTGACCACCCGGTTGCTGGATGCGGGCTACGCGGTGTTGGTGGAGACCAGCGGTGCGGTCGATATTGCACCCCTCGACCCGCGCGCCGTGGTCATCATGGACCTGAAGTGTCCGGGGAGCGGCATGGCGGATCGCAACCTGTGGAGCAATCTCGACCGCCTGAAACCGAGCGATCAGATCAAATTCGTCGTCAAAGACCGCGCGGACTACCAGTGGGCGCGGGACGTGCTCGCACGGACAGGACTCCACGAACGCCACGCGGTCTTGTTGTCGCCCGTGTTCGGGGAGCTTGATCCCAAAGCCCTGGCGGCATGGGTCCTCGAAGACCGACTCCCGATTCGTCTTCAACTCCAACTCCACAAATTGATCTGGGATCCTGCCGCACGCGGCGTCTAAGCGCGCGAGGTCGGCACACGAAGAGGCCCAACAAGGAGGCCAAACGAGACGACTATGACGCGATCGATTACCGTGAAGACCGGGTCACTGCATGCCGCACCCGACGATGCCGTGGTCGTGTTTCGCTACCAAGACGGCGAGCCTCCCCGCGCGTTCAGGGCGATCGCGCAAGCCCTGGGCGCGTCGTTTCAGTCCGCGCTGACCGGGGCCGGTTTCGAGGGCAAGACCGGGCAGGCGGTGCTCGTGCACACCGGCGGTCGGATTCGAGCGCGGGCGGTTGTCGCGGCCGGGTTGGGCGGCCGCGACGGCGCGGAGCCCGAACGCGTGCGGCAAGCCGCGGCCCGCGCGGCCCAGCGCGCGAGGGAGGCGGGCTGCGAGCGGGTGGCGTTTGATCTCGCCATCGGGGGTGATCCCGAGGAGACGGCGCGAGCCTGCGTCGAGGGCGCCGTGA
This region of Nitrospirota bacterium genomic DNA includes:
- the queE gene encoding 7-carboxy-7-deazaguanine synthase QueE — its product is MRITEIFHSIQGESTFVGLPCVFVRVTGCPLRCTWCDTTYAFYDGQEMSVEQIVERVERYDCRLVEITGGEPLHHPEALELTTRLLDAGYAVLVETSGAVDIAPLDPRAVVIMDLKCPGSGMADRNLWSNLDRLKPSDQIKFVVKDRADYQWARDVLARTGLHERHAVLLSPVFGELDPKALAAWVLEDRLPIRLQLQLHKLIWDPAARGV